ccggtcaaggtggatcggacacgtccggtcgaagaaatacacctcggggagcttactagaaacgaccggacactgggggttcagcgtctggtcagttgaagctgctgcgtccaatCAAGtctagtgaccgttggaaccgggacacgtggccatctgtgggcgaccggacgctgaggtccagcgtccggtcaacacgaccggagcgtccggtcggcccgaccgttgcccagtgaaggggtaacggctagtttagcccttggggctataaatagaagtggccttcggccatggcctgtgtggagcaccttgggggactttatgTTCATGCTTGAgcgtgcttaggagccctccatctcacacatacttgatagcgatcatccgattatgtgagtgagcgattctagtgcgattgcatcgtgaggttgcatcgagtggcactaggtgatcgagttgcaagccagtggtgcttgttactcttggaggttgtcacctcctagatggcttggtggtggtctccgtcgaagctcgcaagaagcttgtgcggcgctccggagaagtgcttgtgaggggcattgtgcttgccccgcgggagccacgaagagcaactctagtaaagcgtgtcattgagctaccctcactcaaggggtaggttcttacggcgcccgacgtgcgggcttagcgggtgatgctaattagccgccgaaccaccaagtgagcggtcgacacaacggggactagcgtgttggcaaacacgtgaacctcgggagaaaaatcatcgtgtcaaccttgttcttcccgttggtttgcatcctcattacacaagcttgctattacttttatacatattaagcttgtgtagttgctcttgtaattagatagcttgtgtagcttgctaattaccttcttgcttgtgtagcatagaagtagctcccttgcgtggctaatttggttttagtaacctcattagtcacattgcttagtttgtatagctaagtatttgcgctctctaattaggcattggttgccttgttattgagcattgctagtgagcatcgttagctttgtgcttttgcttactagcatgtgtaggagctctcttgttgcttaaagtattagtggcataggtttgtgtgaccttgcttctagaattggttaggagagctctagctagcccgacacctttgttgcttgattagtatctttgcaaggtgctagtaaacatagatagaggggtgtagtcttggctaagaccgatagttttaattccgcacttgtttcggttagccaacgtgattaagttttaaaaagaactattcacccctcctctagtcgccatctcgacccttcaatagcccatgcaccaaccacacttaccccgtcaagcacctctacaaggactacgagctcctcaagcacttTCTGCGATAGGCCGGCGGGTCGAAAGAagaaaagggcaaggaggcagcagccaagaaaggaggcgcagcgagcaaggatggggatggcttttctgaccctgaggaatgcatcatgatctttggggtatccgatgccatctactccaagtgccagcacaaagtgcgctacagagaggcatgcgtcgccgaAACGACCGTCCCCACCTTCCttcgctggtcagaatctccaatcacttttgatcagagggaccatccttcccacgtcgtcAGACTAGGTCACTACCCGCTCattgtcgaccccatcgtccgcaagaagcgcctcaccaaggtgctaatggacagaggtagcggcctcaacattctctacatcgacaccctcgatgccatgcgcatccctcagTCGGGGCTTCGCCCAGCAAGCTCTCCCTTCGACGACGTGATCCCGAGgacgcaggcatacccactcgagcagatcgacctgcctgtcacatttggtgaccgagccaacttccactcggaggtacttaccttcgaggtggtggacttcctagggtcttaccatgccatcttggggcggccatgctatgccaagttcatggcagcccccaactacacctatctaaagttgaagatgccagaaCCAAACAACATCATCATTGTGGGTAGCACATTTTCGCACGCCTACACATGCGACAGCGAGCATTACGAACTCgccactaccgtcatcaactcatccgagctcccgtGGCTTGGGGAGTTGTCGACCCtagcagtcctagactacaacaagccaaccttCTCGACTGCCTTCCGCCCattcgaggaaactaaggcggtggggatcgaccccactgaccctaccaagatggtgcggatcgggacctagctcctggccaaataggaatgtgagctcgctgactttctacgtgccaatcgtgatgtcttcgcatggaaaccttctgacatgctaggcatatcacgagaggtcaccgagcatgcactacgccttgtcccaggctcaaagcccaccaagcaacgcctgcgttgctttgacgacgagaggcgtagggccataggcgaggaggtcaccaaactcctggcagccggatttatcaaagaggtataccacttcgACTGGCTCACCAATCCTTTTCTTGTTAAAACAAAGACcgagaaatagagaatgtgcgttgattatactagcctcaataaggcatgttcgaaggaccattttcctttaccatgcatagaccagatagtcgactccacctcaggatacaaaatcctctcctttttggatgcctactcagactatcaccagatcacgataaaagagtctgatcagctcgtgACTTCGTTCATCactccgtatggttcgtactgttatgtaaccatgcccttcggtctgaagaacgctagtgccacctatcaacggtgcatgcagcaatgcttcgccgatcaaatcgactcgctcgatcagcctgaccaagttgagcggccaaaaccaacaatcatcgtctatgttgatgacatagtggtcaaaacggctcaagcttgtgacctgatcgcaaacttggccgcaacgttcatgaacctccaaaggttcaacatcaaattgaatcccaaaaaatgtgtttttggggttctgaaggggaagctgcttggatacatcatgttcgaATGTGGCATCGAGGCGAACCCCGAAAAAATCATggtcatctccaacatgggccctatatgcaacgtTAAGGGCATACAGAGGCTCAGTGGCTatttggccgccctgagccgattcatctctcgGCTCGGCGAACGggagatgcctctctacaagcttctcaaaaagatggatgcTTTTGTCTGGACTGAGAAAACATAGCAGGCTTTGGAgtgcctcaaagcatcactgacgtcggccccaattctcgtcgctcccaaacggggagaacccctcctcctctacgtcgcggcaagcaaccacgtggtgagcgccgccctagtcgtcgaaacggaggagccaggacaccaccttaaggtccaatgacccatatactttgttggggaggtactcactaaccccaaggtttggtacccctaggtgcaaaaactcctatatgtcgtgctgatggcgacccggaagctcatgcactacttcaccgaccacgaagtctcggtcgtcacttcatacccgctcagagacatcatccgcaatcgCGACGCCATGGgacgaatctctaagtgggcactctgcaccgctattaagtctcaaactctcatggactttgtcgccaaatggatggaggtccagctcctgaccctagatgtcacccacgagtactggacgatgtactttgacgggtctaTAATGGTGCCTAgcttgggggctggagtggttcttaTCTCCCTGGATGGGAGTAGACTCCGCTACgcaatccgcctccacttttcggcctcaaacaacaccgcagAATACGAGGCCGTCATCAACGGACTGCACATCGCCATTAAGCTCGGCGCTACGCGGCTCTACGTCCGCAGTGACTCAGAGCTGgtcgtcgaccaggtcatgaaggagtcctcttgcaaaagccccctcatgatagcatactgctaggaggtgcgcaagctcaaggacaaagtctaggggatcgagctacaccatgtcccctgaaaggataatgatgccaccgattttctcacaaaattggctaccAGGCGGGTTCCGTTTCCGGACGAGGTCTTCATCAACAACCTTCATGAACCATCTgctcgcatcctagaaggtccgatctagacacaccccgatgccaaccCCACTCTTGGAGCTCCGACCTCAGTGCCCCCATGACGACGACGCTCGCCAACGTCACcatggtagcactcgatcaagccgactggtgagcgccgctactcgcctacctccttgaggaggttctcccacccgaaaggactaaagcgtgatggatcgctcgacgcgccaagacatTTGTCGCCATCGgtaatgaactctacaaatgaagtccgtcgggagtactcatgaagtgcgtccctaccgaccaaggcaagcagctcctcgaggtccatgctagaatttgcggacatcacgtggccccgaggtcgctggtcaaaaaagcctttcactaaggtttttactggcccaccgtgctATGAGATGTAGGGGAGGTCATCCActggtgtgaaggatgccatttctacgctcagcaaactcatttgccagcacaggagctccaaaccatccctatcacctggccattcgtggtttgGGGCCACGACATGGTGggaccctcaaaaagggcccgagcagcttcactcacctactcatagcggttgacaaattcaccaagtggatagaggccaagcccatcaccaacattcattcagaagaggcagtcaaattcttcctcgacatcatctaccggctCGACGTTCCTAACTATagcatcactgaccatggaactaacttcactagaaagaagttcctagactttagtgatggatatggcatcaggatcgactgggcctcggtcggacatctacgtactaatggtcaggtcgagcaagccaatggcatgatcctccaaggactcaagccacgcatcttcgaccaactcaacaagtacactaggcgatgggttgcagaggtctcaacgatcctctggagcctaacaacgaccccaaaccgatccacagggttcacacccttcttcctggcctacggagcgaaagcagtgctgccctctgacctcgaccatgacgccccaagagtgaaggccttcgaccacgaccgagccatggaggctcaacaagacgtagtcgacctactcaaggaggcccacgagatgaccgtcatctgctctgctcgctaccaacaaactctctgtaggtaccacgaaagaaaaatcagagggagaaTCCTCGATGTCGGAGACCTCGTGCTTCGAAGGACTCAATCAACCaaagagaaacacaaactctctccaccatgggaaggaccctatatggtgactgaGGTGATCTGACCaagcgcctaccgactgaaggacgacaacggcaatgttctcaccaacacttagaacatcgaacagttatgtcgtttcttcccctaaaaatttaGTCTTACCGCTTTCAttcattcaatgtttgctcctacaaagcaccccgacccaaacaGTTTTGCCCCGAGTCGCTTGAGGGCTCCacagggtgcgataccacctctcttttttactatcatatggtaaatacatttTTACCCGAATGAAAGGGTAGCCCGttctttaattaccttacgtaactttgctttaaacattccaaccgatcacaccccaccacgacctatggttacgagtggCTGAGCCTCACGCGCCATgctcgggttcttaaggttgcagcctatggttcaaacgggcaggtgtgaaaaacaaagaataaaaaataaagttatgctagggtaaaaataaagaacagatgggacaagcttccccttacgaagtgattccatcacaaaacgaaGGCGATGTATTCATGGATAAAAAATGTTTACACAGGAGgatcccccatgaacttatcccttACATATATTGACTAtttttctactctaaatactactgcgGCTGCTCGGCGACATCGGCTACCAGCTCGACCGGTGAAGATAAGGGCCGCTCGGTCTCCGACGGGACGATGTTTGGCTCGGTCAGAGGTAGGACGACGTTTGCTTCTGACCTGGGCTCCACTCCATCCACAGGCTGGACGATGTCTTCTGGACATGCACCTTCGGCTATGCTCGCGcggcgagcatccatcacccactatgcaGAGATTTGCTCGGCCACCATCTGTGCGCATGGCAACAAGCTCTCCTTGAGCGCATGGATGGTGTCTGGGCTCTAGCTATCGGCGTACCCACTGTAGATGGCAACGAAGTCTAGGTCtgggtggtgcatcgccaccaaagtcagcacccctgacgtcccatagaacatcccatcagAGATAAGTGCCCACACTTCGTCTAGGACCACCGCTAGTCGGATGGCggggcgtgctggtgctcggcgctgACCCGAACACCTCTGAGACGATGACCTGGGTGATGTTGAGGATCTGGTCaagctcccccttgagagcacatcgctctttaagggacttggctagcaccTCCACATTCCGACCAATCGTCGCCTTAGCcatctccaggtcccgctccagTGACCCAACCTTTCCGCCCAGttctagaagaaggatgacaggctcagaagcaagggaaaggaaaagcCAAGTCATCAACCAAAAGCAGAATAGGTACATACCGAGGCAGGTGTTATCGAGGATGGAGATTCCTTCCTCCTGCCGAGTCACCTACTCATGCAACCGAGCGTTCGATTCCTCCATCCCAAGCACCTGGCTccagagcgcgagcacttcctggtcgacctctGAACAGGCCTTCTGCTCTGACTCTAGAGCCTCTAGGGACTCCTAGAGTGCCGCCTCGGTCTTCGCTAGGGACTTTAGGAGCGTCGCCTCGGTCTTCGCCTGGTGGACCTTCGCTGCGTCAAGTCCTCGCTCAGCGATAGTCGCCCGCCCCACCGCGAGCAGTTCCGCCACCCACGCTTCCGTCACCTCGGCcgcccggtcttgggactcacggcGAGTGGACTCCAGCTGGCGCTCGAGCTCGGTAACCCACCGTGACACCATGGCCTTCCGCTCCATCCGAGCGTGCTCTTCCCAGAGTAAACGGGACTtatggctcgacatctcctccaaaccCTGCAAAGCAAGAAGCTGGCATCTGAGACAACCAGTGAAAGACTGAGGAGTCAAGGACGAACgcagaaaacttacctctatgaTGTGGGGCAGGTTGACCATAACCGCCTGATGGACGACCttgacccgctccaaggcctcctcgaGCCTCGCCCTGGTTTGggcaagatcggactccatcgtgAGTCCTTTCCCCCAAATATGTCCTAGAgctgcacctcctcctcatcctaaAGGATGAACTGAACCTTCCTTGAGTCATCGGagtagggccacaccaggtcggtGGTCGCCCCCAACCCACTGGAAGACCCAGCTGACGACCGGACCACCACTAGCTCCTACGATGGTGGGATGGCCGAtggctccaccctagtgcctgCCTCGCCAGGGCAAGGGATCTCCACCTCTTGACTTCGTAGCCCGCCGGTGGATGCACTGCCTCTAGCCTGGCTGCATCCCCCTCTCTTCCACCACTACCGATACAGGAGGGATTGCGAGGGTCACCTCTAACCTAGCCGCCGCCATCACCACTGGGATTGCTGCCATCACCTCCGCTGCCACCGCCGCTAGGCCCACGACCGGCTGGGAGGGTGTAGCCCCTAGAGGGGAAGACCGCACAGCCACTAGCCTCCTCTCCCCGCCACTTGTCGCGACCCACTGTAggctgggcctccactcctcccacacGGGAGGTGGGGCGATGTTCAATCCCATCAGTATCTGCCCACCGTCAGAAAGTACAGGTCAGTCATGCTCAAAAACctcaaactatgagatcaaaaagAAATAAAGAATGCATACCAGGACATAAGTGGCAGGGCTTTGAAGCCTCGACCCGCTGGAAATGGGCCCACCAGATGAGGCCCACTCACAGGTCATgagccatgccccctcacttcgacCGTGGGGAGTCAACCCGAACGGCTCCCGATCAGCCCGCGAGTCACTACGACCGCCGGCTCGAGGCACGCCCACCAGAGCTGCTGGTGGGGCGTCCCCCCGTTGTGGGTCATGCGCATGCACCGACCCCGAAGATGCGGGGGTGCGAGCCTACTTCTCCGACCGCCCGGCCTACCCTACCATGCCCGGAGCAGGTGGGGCAAGGTCGGCGATGCCTCCAAAGGGCATGGCGACCGCGTCCACTTCGCCTCCCGCTCGCTGATGGTGTCCGAGCTCACAGCGTGCTTCCTTGGCGTAGGAATGTCGTCGCTCCTCTCTGCCTTCCGCCCACCATCGGCAGACACGGTCACAGGCTCGCGATGCCCCACTGAAGTCACGATGACGCTCAGGCTACCCTAATCCTCAGAAGAGCTCGTGTCGCCACCCACCTCCATGGGGTCCTTCGACTCAAGCTCTGCCTCCATGTCACTCCAATTCTCGCCGGCCCGCACCCACAgggcgatctccatctccttcctgTGCTTCCTCCaagccttcttagctctcttcttcttcttcttcatgactGCTACCTCCTTTAGGGTAGCTTGTCGAGCCACGCCCTCCGACCCCTTCGGAAGATGTGGCTGGGATTTATAACTGGTGAGTCCCTATGAAATGGATGACTTGAAGTCAAATTACAGGAGAGCAAGATCGAAAGGGACATAGAATAAGGAGAGGAGAATGTACTAGATTGGGCAGCTTCCTGGCGTGGAGTGGTCCGGGCTTTCCTTCGAGTGTCTCCTAGGCCTTTAGTTGCAGCACCCGGTCAAGTCAGCTCCAGACTTCGTCCTTCGCCAACTCCACCGGCGACGCGCGGTCAGGGTCCGTTGGGCCGGAGTACAGCCACATCGGCCGCGTCCGCCAATGGGGCGACCCAACGGTGggagaaggtgtggaacacctacAGCCCATTGAGGCTATGCTGCAATAGCTTCTAGAGCTCCGCCTCAATGATCCCCAGCTTATTCTGCCGGCTGGagggccccacgaccagctctcccACCTCTTCGGCCTTCTACCAGTGAACGGCAGAAATGACACCTTCGTTGGATTCCGAATGTAGACACAACGgtgcgagaaggaagaaggaggagaggcagtagttggagaataggcaaaggaatagGACAaaatccctctcccttcccctatttaaggaggagacacaacggttggagaaaggcgaaggattggggcaaaaaaacctcttccttcccctatttaatgcagatgggaatgCGACAGGACGCGTCCTGACTGATGAGATGCGCCTCGCCCGATGAGACAACGCCTAGTCAGACAggatgtggcctaggcatggcccaccactaccgcatgctagCCACGGGAAA
The nucleotide sequence above comes from Miscanthus floridulus cultivar M001 chromosome 18, ASM1932011v1, whole genome shotgun sequence. Encoded proteins:
- the LOC136524460 gene encoding uncharacterized protein, yielding MHYFTDHEVSVVTSYPLRDIIRNRDAMGRISKWALCTAIKSQTLMDFVAKWMEVQLLTLDVTHEYWTMYFDGSIMVPSLGAGVVLISLDGSRLRYAIRLHFSASNNTAEYEAVINGLHIAIKLGATRLYVRSDSELVVDQVMKESSCKSPLMIAYC